The Hymenobacter oligotrophus genome has a window encoding:
- a CDS encoding spheroidene monooxygenase, giving the protein MSFSPAPTALPTSPLTTLSIITVRLENRRWALAQMGTLPRQLAAVPGLRFAKLLGSGYDFGLKPNFARYGLMAVWDDDATARRFFERNPHWQAYQERSHELWTADLLPLQGHGLWDGSNPFDYAPRADAPAEAPVAVLTRASIRLLRSWKFWQAVPPVSRAVQQAPGLLAAIGLGELPIVRQATFSLWRSAAEMRQYAYGQQHEGRHKEIIKRTRQEGWYSEEMFARFRVLSTRGTWDGQNPLPLP; this is encoded by the coding sequence ATGTCGTTTTCCCCCGCGCCTACCGCTTTGCCTACCTCGCCGCTCACCACGCTTTCCATCATCACCGTTCGGCTCGAAAACCGCCGCTGGGCCCTGGCCCAAATGGGCACGTTGCCGCGGCAGCTAGCTGCGGTGCCTGGCTTGCGCTTTGCCAAACTGCTGGGCTCGGGCTACGATTTTGGCCTTAAGCCAAACTTTGCCCGCTACGGCCTGATGGCCGTGTGGGACGACGACGCTACCGCCCGCCGTTTTTTCGAGCGCAACCCGCACTGGCAGGCCTACCAAGAACGCAGCCACGAGCTCTGGACGGCCGATTTGCTGCCCCTGCAAGGACACGGCCTCTGGGATGGCAGCAACCCCTTCGACTACGCACCCAGGGCCGATGCCCCGGCCGAGGCACCCGTGGCGGTGCTTACCCGCGCCAGCATTCGGCTGCTGCGCTCCTGGAAGTTTTGGCAGGCCGTGCCGCCGGTAAGCCGCGCCGTGCAGCAAGCGCCGGGCCTGTTGGCGGCCATTGGGCTGGGCGAGCTGCCCATCGTGCGGCAGGCTACGTTTAGCCTGTGGCGCTCGGCCGCCGAAATGCGCCAGTACGCCTACGGGCAACAGCACGAGGGGCGCCACAAAGAAATAATCAAGCGCACGCGGCAAGAAGGCTGGTACTCCGAGGAAATGTTTGCCCGCTTTCGGGTGCTGAGCACGCGCGGCACCTGGGATGGGCAAAACCCGTTGCCGCTGCCCTAG
- a CDS encoding DUF6728 family protein, with protein sequence MRTKGLFNFGPVFGYFFRKKDPNRHTNFNLRTMHTINKISMLMFLAGLIFMLFKFVILR encoded by the coding sequence ATGCGTACGAAAGGTCTGTTCAACTTTGGTCCCGTATTTGGCTATTTCTTCCGCAAGAAAGACCCGAACCGCCACACCAACTTCAACTTGCGCACGATGCACACCATCAATAAAATTTCGATGCTGATGTTTCTGGCAGGTCTGATTTTCATGCTCTTCAAGTTTGTGATTTTGCGCTAA
- a CDS encoding DUF6984 family protein translates to MTVRPLNLPELGLLIYLLRGTPQAAQLLSELHTAEVAELNTDSIGSLRFLNHMPNRHLGERIASTQFLDEDSVPVFAALYLDQHGELYELDCWKPNDAPVVRIPAF, encoded by the coding sequence ATGACTGTGCGCCCGCTGAACCTGCCGGAACTGGGGTTGCTGATTTACCTGCTGCGGGGTACGCCGCAGGCAGCGCAGCTGCTAAGTGAACTGCACACCGCCGAAGTAGCCGAGTTGAACACCGATAGCATTGGCAGCTTGCGTTTCCTAAACCACATGCCCAACCGCCACCTAGGCGAGCGAATTGCCAGCACGCAGTTCCTCGACGAAGACAGCGTGCCGGTGTTTGCCGCGCTGTACCTCGATCAGCACGGCGAGCTGTACGAGCTCGACTGCTGGAAGCCAAACGATGCCCCGGTGGTACGGATTCCGGCTTTCTAA
- a CDS encoding AAA domain-containing protein codes for MAEATYTPTESVYEELRRVQALLRIEQQEDLEQYRIRNAKSTIAERQHRGLTWYPIKITKEDIGFGGKLVLELERPAGQSQQLHLFQVGKNAALFGNIPGRAGSDKPMLQGVVTSVRRNKITLATNKEDLPDWIDEGKLGLDLTFDEVSYREMELALQKVQGAFGRLADLRDTLLGHRPAEFKSAEETEKLYYPNPLNASQTAAVQHVLAAKDVAIIHGPPGTGKTTTLVQAILETIRRERRVLVCAPSNTAVDLLTEKLAERGVNVIRMGNPSRVSDLLLEHTLDAQVMTHKHYGELRSLRQTAEQYRQMAGQYKRNYGWEERQQRQALKEQAHQLLQESDQLEKYITEDLLEKVQVITCTLVGAANRAIRHLMYETVFIDEAAQALEPGCWIPITKAERVVLAGDHCQLPPTVKSEKAAAQGLRETLFEKCITRQPETARMLQVQYRMHQHIMQFSSDQFYGGKLQADERVRAADLHDYDTRFEPGQAVEFIDTAGCGFEEMGLQDSPSVANPEEADLLLRRLSELLQDYHQRNHEQHPLSIGVIAPYRAQINYLKDRVEDMPELNELLTKRQLSIGTVDSFQGQERDIIAITLTRSNAANDIGFLADIRRMNVGMTRARRKLLMIGDSATLSSHPFYREFVNYVEDLGAYRTAWEFQQ; via the coding sequence TTGGCTGAAGCTACCTACACCCCTACCGAGTCCGTTTACGAAGAGCTGCGCCGCGTACAAGCCCTGTTACGCATCGAGCAGCAAGAGGACCTCGAGCAATACCGCATTCGTAACGCAAAGAGTACGATTGCGGAGCGGCAACACCGCGGCCTGACGTGGTACCCCATCAAAATCACCAAAGAAGACATTGGCTTCGGCGGCAAGCTGGTGCTCGAGCTTGAGCGCCCGGCCGGCCAAAGTCAGCAGCTGCACCTGTTTCAGGTAGGCAAAAACGCAGCGTTGTTCGGCAACATACCCGGCCGCGCCGGCTCCGATAAGCCCATGCTGCAAGGCGTGGTTACGAGCGTACGCCGCAACAAGATTACCCTCGCAACCAATAAGGAAGACCTGCCCGACTGGATCGACGAAGGCAAACTGGGCCTCGACCTCACCTTCGACGAGGTAAGCTACCGCGAAATGGAGCTGGCCCTGCAAAAGGTGCAAGGCGCTTTCGGCCGCTTGGCCGATTTGCGCGATACGCTCCTAGGTCATCGGCCGGCCGAGTTCAAATCGGCCGAAGAAACCGAGAAGCTCTACTACCCCAACCCGCTGAATGCCTCGCAAACCGCCGCCGTGCAGCACGTGCTGGCCGCCAAGGATGTAGCCATCATCCACGGCCCGCCCGGCACGGGCAAAACCACCACGCTGGTACAGGCCATTCTGGAAACCATCCGCCGCGAGCGGCGCGTGCTGGTGTGCGCCCCGAGCAACACGGCCGTGGATTTGCTCACCGAAAAGCTGGCCGAGCGTGGCGTGAACGTTATCCGGATGGGCAACCCTTCACGCGTGTCGGATTTGCTGCTCGAGCACACCCTCGATGCGCAGGTGATGACGCACAAGCACTACGGCGAGCTGCGCAGCCTGCGCCAAACGGCCGAGCAGTACCGCCAAATGGCCGGCCAATACAAGCGCAACTACGGGTGGGAGGAGCGCCAGCAGCGCCAGGCCCTGAAAGAGCAAGCGCACCAGCTGTTGCAAGAGTCGGATCAGCTGGAGAAGTACATCACCGAGGATTTGCTGGAGAAGGTGCAGGTAATTACCTGTACGCTGGTGGGCGCGGCCAACCGCGCCATTCGGCACCTGATGTACGAAACCGTGTTCATCGACGAAGCCGCGCAGGCGCTGGAGCCGGGCTGCTGGATACCCATCACCAAGGCCGAGCGCGTAGTACTGGCCGGCGACCATTGCCAGCTGCCGCCCACCGTGAAAAGCGAGAAAGCCGCCGCCCAGGGCTTGCGCGAAACCTTGTTTGAAAAGTGCATTACGCGCCAACCCGAAACAGCGCGCATGCTGCAGGTGCAGTACCGCATGCACCAGCACATCATGCAGTTCTCGTCGGATCAGTTTTACGGCGGCAAGCTGCAGGCCGATGAACGCGTACGCGCCGCCGACCTGCACGACTACGACACGCGCTTTGAGCCCGGCCAAGCCGTGGAGTTCATCGACACGGCCGGGTGTGGTTTCGAGGAAATGGGCCTGCAGGACTCGCCGTCGGTGGCTAACCCCGAAGAGGCCGATCTGCTGCTGCGTCGCTTGTCGGAGCTGCTGCAGGACTACCACCAGCGCAACCACGAACAGCACCCGCTCAGCATCGGTGTAATTGCCCCCTACCGCGCGCAGATCAACTACCTGAAAGACCGCGTGGAGGACATGCCCGAGCTGAACGAGCTGCTTACCAAGCGCCAGCTCAGCATCGGCACCGTCGACTCGTTCCAGGGCCAGGAGCGCGACATCATTGCCATTACCCTCACGCGCTCCAACGCCGCCAACGACATCGGTTTTCTGGCCGATATCCGCCGCATGAACGTGGGCATGACGCGCGCCCGCCGCAAGCTGCTGATGATTGGCGACTCGGCCACGCTCAGCAGCCACCCCTTCTACCGCGAGTTCGTAAACTACGTGGAAGACCTAGGGGCCTACCGGACCGCCTGGGAGTTTCAGCAGTAA
- a CDS encoding peptide deformylase, which produces MPVREILQLGNPVLRQVAHPVADPSAPEVAALVQDLTDTVAHWRETTGYGRAIAAPQIGALKRVVLLRLPGREVWPLINPSIVARSPETPLVWDACLSFLAIFIQVPRHSWITVRYQDLGGQWHETRAGAEDDLAELLQHEIDHLDGILSIDRVVDVRSICTREEFERRYRADSPYGR; this is translated from the coding sequence ATGCCCGTTCGCGAAATTCTCCAGTTGGGCAACCCGGTGCTGCGCCAGGTAGCCCACCCCGTTGCCGACCCTAGCGCGCCCGAGGTAGCCGCCTTGGTGCAAGACCTGACGGATACCGTAGCCCACTGGCGCGAAACCACCGGCTACGGCCGCGCCATTGCCGCGCCGCAAATTGGCGCGCTCAAGCGGGTGGTATTGCTGCGCCTGCCCGGCCGTGAAGTGTGGCCCCTCATCAACCCCAGCATTGTGGCCCGCAGCCCCGAAACTCCGTTGGTGTGGGATGCCTGCCTATCGTTTCTGGCCATCTTCATACAGGTGCCACGCCACTCCTGGATTACCGTGCGCTACCAAGACCTAGGCGGCCAGTGGCACGAAACCCGCGCCGGTGCAGAAGACGACTTGGCCGAGCTGCTGCAGCACGAAATCGACCACCTCGATGGTATTCTTTCCATCGACCGCGTGGTGGACGTGCGCAGCATTTGCACCCGCGAGGAGTTTGAGCGGCGCTACCGCGCCGATAGCCCTTATGGGCGCTGA
- a CDS encoding MmcQ/YjbR family DNA-binding protein: protein MNIEELREYCLNKAGTTEETPFGEDTLVFKVGGKIYALTSIGSYESVNLKCDPERAVQLRDEHDFVRPGYHMNKKHWNTVLVGTGISVRMLQQLIDHSYDLVRASLPKAVQAELAAADGL, encoded by the coding sequence ATGAACATCGAAGAACTCCGCGAGTACTGCCTGAACAAGGCCGGCACTACCGAAGAAACCCCGTTTGGCGAAGACACGCTGGTGTTTAAAGTAGGCGGCAAAATCTACGCCCTCACCAGCATTGGCAGCTACGAAAGCGTAAACCTAAAATGCGACCCGGAACGCGCCGTGCAGCTGCGCGACGAGCACGACTTTGTGCGGCCCGGCTACCACATGAATAAAAAGCACTGGAACACGGTGCTGGTGGGCACGGGCATCAGCGTGCGCATGCTGCAACAACTAATCGACCACTCGTACGACCTCGTGCGCGCCTCGCTGCCCAAAGCCGTGCAAGCCGAGCTGGCCGCCGCCGATGGTTTGTAG
- a CDS encoding nuclear transport factor 2 family protein, with amino-acid sequence MKHLLLSGCLLAFSPLAAAQSATDANAVKKTIDTFFEGMRKGDSAMVRSTLAPGVVLQTISTRGGSPQVRTDNPADLLKAVGTPHPEVWDERISYERVLIDADLASVWTPYQFFAGNKFSHCGYNSFQLVRMAQGWKIVHVIDTRRKDKCKQ; translated from the coding sequence ATGAAACACCTGCTACTCTCCGGCTGCTTGCTCGCGTTTTCGCCTTTGGCCGCGGCGCAATCGGCCACCGACGCCAACGCCGTGAAGAAAACCATCGACACGTTTTTTGAGGGCATGCGCAAAGGCGACAGCGCCATGGTGCGCAGCACGCTGGCTCCGGGCGTGGTTCTGCAAACCATCAGCACCCGCGGCGGCAGCCCACAGGTGCGCACCGATAACCCAGCCGACTTGCTGAAGGCCGTGGGCACGCCGCACCCCGAGGTGTGGGACGAGCGCATTAGCTACGAGCGCGTGCTAATCGACGCCGATTTGGCCAGCGTCTGGACGCCCTACCAGTTCTTCGCGGGCAACAAGTTCAGTCATTGTGGCTACAACTCGTTTCAGCTGGTGCGCATGGCCCAAGGCTGGAAAATCGTCCACGTCATCGATACCCGCCGCAAGGACAAGTGCAAGCAGTAG
- the leuS gene encoding leucine--tRNA ligase has protein sequence MPGYRPQEIEKKWQDFWQQHQTFRAENHSEKPKYYVLDMFPYPSGAGLHVGHPLGYIASDIVTRYKRHRGFNVLHPMGFDSFGLPAEQYAIQTGQHPEKTTRENIARYIEQLSSLGFSYDWSREVRTSDASYYKWTQWIFLKLFNSWYNLDTNKAESIRTLQDKFAAEGSAGVRAVCDEDERHDFSAGQWQMMSEAQRVAAVHPYRLAYQSETYVNWCPQLGTVLSNDEVKDGVSERGGYPVERRLMPQWNLRITAYAQRLLDGLDTIDWPEAVKEMQRNWIGRSVGAEVRFEVENHPELPLTVFTTRPDTLFGVTYMAVAPESELLETLITDEQRAEVERYVEWAKNRSERDRMADVKTITGAFTGSYALHPFSGEKLPIWVADYVLAGYGTGVVMAVPAHDTRDFAFAKHFSLPIVPVVEGFDEEANEAYAAKEGRIINSDFLNGLEVKPALKAVIERLEEMGIGKGKVNYRLRDAIFGRQRYWGEPIPVYYRDGMAFGVAEQDLPLVLPEIDEYKPTETGEPPLGRAKDWKYRGQHDFELSTMPGWAGSSWYYLRYMDPQNDERFVGEEAEQYWQTVDLYMGGAEHATGHLLYARFWYLFLKDLGLVSGNEPFQKLINQGMILGRSNFVYRINGTNKFVTNSKKGEYETTPLHVDVNIVEDDVLDIEAFRQWREDFASAEFILEDNGTYVCGVEIEKMSKSKYNVVNPDTLIERYGADALRLHEMFLGPLEQFKPWNTQGMTGVSGFLKKFWRLYFPEDRDWAVTDEPATPAELKALHKAIKKAQEDIERFSFNTSVSTFMICVNELSALNCHKRAILEPLVVLISPYAPHLAEELWTQLGHEAGSLSTAPFPEFNEAYLVEDTVNYPVAINGKVREQLQFPANATAAEIEQTVLGTDILARYAEGKPAKKVIVVPGRMVNVVV, from the coding sequence ATGCCCGGCTACCGTCCGCAGGAGATTGAAAAGAAGTGGCAGGATTTCTGGCAGCAACACCAGACGTTCCGCGCCGAAAACCACTCCGAGAAGCCCAAGTACTACGTGCTCGACATGTTCCCCTACCCCTCGGGGGCGGGCTTGCACGTGGGTCACCCGCTGGGCTACATCGCCTCCGATATCGTGACGCGCTACAAGCGTCACCGCGGTTTCAACGTGCTGCACCCCATGGGCTTCGACTCGTTTGGCCTCCCCGCCGAGCAGTACGCCATCCAAACGGGCCAGCACCCCGAAAAAACCACCCGCGAGAACATCGCCCGCTACATCGAGCAGCTTTCTTCCTTGGGTTTCAGCTACGACTGGAGCCGCGAAGTGCGCACCTCCGACGCCAGCTACTACAAGTGGACGCAGTGGATCTTCCTGAAGCTGTTCAACTCGTGGTACAACCTCGACACCAACAAGGCCGAGAGCATCCGCACCCTGCAAGATAAGTTTGCGGCCGAGGGCTCGGCCGGTGTGCGCGCCGTGTGCGACGAAGACGAGCGCCACGACTTTTCGGCGGGCCAGTGGCAGATGATGAGCGAGGCCCAGCGCGTGGCTGCCGTGCACCCCTACCGCTTGGCCTACCAAAGCGAAACCTACGTGAACTGGTGCCCGCAGCTGGGCACGGTGCTTTCCAACGACGAGGTGAAGGACGGCGTTTCGGAGCGCGGCGGTTACCCCGTGGAGCGCCGGCTGATGCCCCAGTGGAACCTGCGCATCACCGCTTATGCCCAGCGCCTGCTCGACGGCCTCGACACCATCGATTGGCCCGAGGCGGTAAAGGAAATGCAGCGCAACTGGATTGGCCGCTCCGTGGGCGCCGAGGTACGCTTTGAGGTGGAAAACCACCCCGAGCTGCCGCTTACAGTATTCACCACCCGCCCCGATACCCTGTTCGGCGTAACGTACATGGCCGTAGCGCCCGAGTCGGAGCTGCTCGAAACGCTCATCACCGACGAGCAGCGCGCCGAGGTGGAGAGGTACGTAGAGTGGGCCAAAAACCGCTCGGAGCGCGACCGGATGGCCGACGTGAAGACCATTACCGGCGCCTTCACGGGGTCGTACGCCCTGCACCCCTTCAGCGGCGAGAAGCTGCCCATTTGGGTGGCCGACTATGTGCTGGCTGGCTACGGCACTGGCGTGGTAATGGCCGTACCCGCCCACGACACCCGCGACTTCGCGTTTGCCAAGCACTTCTCGCTGCCCATCGTGCCGGTGGTAGAGGGCTTTGATGAAGAAGCCAACGAAGCCTACGCTGCCAAGGAAGGCCGCATCATCAACTCCGATTTCCTCAACGGCCTCGAAGTAAAGCCAGCTCTGAAGGCAGTAATCGAGCGCCTCGAAGAAATGGGCATCGGCAAAGGCAAAGTGAACTACCGCCTGCGCGATGCCATCTTCGGCCGACAGCGCTACTGGGGCGAGCCGATTCCGGTGTACTACCGCGACGGCATGGCCTTCGGCGTGGCCGAGCAAGACCTCCCGCTGGTGCTGCCCGAAATCGACGAGTACAAGCCCACCGAAACCGGCGAGCCGCCCCTAGGTCGGGCGAAGGACTGGAAGTACCGGGGGCAGCATGATTTCGAGCTGAGCACGATGCCCGGCTGGGCCGGCTCCTCGTGGTACTACCTGCGCTACATGGACCCGCAAAACGACGAACGTTTTGTGGGCGAAGAAGCCGAGCAGTACTGGCAAACCGTAGACCTATACATGGGTGGTGCTGAGCACGCTACGGGTCACTTGCTCTACGCCCGCTTCTGGTACTTGTTCCTGAAAGACCTAGGGCTGGTAAGCGGCAACGAGCCTTTCCAAAAGCTCATCAACCAGGGCATGATTTTGGGTCGCTCGAACTTTGTGTACCGCATCAACGGCACCAATAAGTTCGTAACGAACTCGAAGAAAGGCGAGTACGAAACCACGCCGCTGCACGTCGACGTGAACATCGTTGAGGACGACGTGCTTGACATTGAAGCGTTCCGCCAGTGGCGCGAAGACTTCGCCTCGGCCGAGTTCATCCTCGAAGACAACGGCACCTACGTGTGCGGCGTCGAAATCGAGAAGATGTCGAAGTCGAAGTACAACGTGGTGAACCCCGACACGCTGATTGAGCGCTACGGGGCCGACGCGTTGCGCCTGCACGAGATGTTCCTGGGTCCGTTGGAGCAGTTTAAGCCTTGGAACACGCAAGGCATGACGGGCGTATCGGGCTTCCTGAAGAAATTCTGGCGCTTGTACTTCCCCGAAGACCGCGACTGGGCCGTAACCGACGAACCTGCCACACCCGCCGAATTGAAGGCTTTGCACAAAGCCATCAAGAAGGCGCAGGAGGACATCGAACGGTTCTCGTTCAACACCTCGGTGAGTACGTTTATGATTTGCGTAAACGAGCTATCGGCGCTGAACTGCCACAAGCGTGCTATTCTGGAGCCGCTGGTGGTGCTGATTTCGCCCTACGCCCCGCACCTTGCCGAGGAGCTCTGGACGCAACTCGGCCACGAAGCCGGCTCGCTCAGCACCGCACCCTTCCCCGAGTTCAACGAGGCCTACCTGGTTGAGGACACCGTGAACTACCCGGTAGCCATCAACGGCAAAGTGCGCGAGCAGCTGCAGTTTCCGGCCAACGCCACGGCCGCCGAAATCGAGCAAACCGTACTCGGCACCGACATCCTGGCCCGCTACGCCGAAGGCAAACCCGCCAAAAAGGTGATTGTAGTGCCCGGGCGCATGGTAAACGTGGTGGTGTAA
- a CDS encoding acyl carrier protein phosphodiesterase produces the protein MNFLAHLVLSGPDPDLIFGNFAAEAVRGRAAVAAYPPAVQRGIRLHRLIDSFTDAHPVVRRSTARLRAAGLGKWAGVAADVGYDHLLARHFARYHYRPAEPLPAFAQRMYALLHARRTELPERLQHMFNYIRRDDWLTGYAQPEGLARALLGLSRRVPNGEVLATGSAAFLAEVEAYEADFAEFWPALQNQVLTEFP, from the coding sequence GTGAACTTCCTTGCCCACCTGGTTTTATCCGGCCCCGACCCCGACCTCATCTTCGGCAATTTTGCCGCCGAAGCCGTGCGCGGCCGGGCCGCCGTGGCTGCTTACCCGCCCGCGGTGCAGCGCGGCATCCGCCTGCACCGCCTCATCGATTCGTTTACCGACGCGCACCCCGTGGTGCGGCGCAGCACCGCCCGCCTGCGCGCCGCCGGCTTAGGCAAGTGGGCCGGCGTAGCCGCCGATGTGGGCTACGACCACCTGCTGGCCCGCCACTTTGCCCGGTACCACTACCGCCCCGCCGAGCCGTTGCCCGCGTTTGCGCAGCGCATGTACGCCCTTTTGCACGCCCGCCGCACCGAGCTGCCCGAACGCCTGCAGCACATGTTCAACTACATCCGCCGCGACGATTGGCTTACCGGCTACGCCCAGCCCGAAGGCCTGGCGCGCGCGCTCCTAGGTCTGAGCCGGCGCGTGCCGAATGGGGAGGTACTGGCCACCGGCTCGGCGGCGTTTCTGGCCGAAGTGGAGGCTTACGAGGCCGATTTTGCGGAGTTTTGGCCGGCGTTGCAGAACCAAGTTTTGACAGAATTCCCCTGA
- a CDS encoding FKBP-type peptidyl-prolyl cis-trans isomerase yields MQIADQKVVTITYDLSVTNDEQEKTLVEKAEADSPMVFLFGMSGLPEEFEQQLQGKQAGDTFSFTLSPEQGYGEYDQNALVDLPKQVFEVDGQVDSEMLQPGNYLPMSDNHGNHLQGKVVFVGNDTVQMDFNHPLAGMTMHFDGKVVDVRDASKEELDHGHVHGEGGHHH; encoded by the coding sequence ATGCAGATTGCTGATCAAAAGGTGGTCACCATCACCTACGACCTAAGCGTAACCAACGACGAGCAGGAGAAAACGCTCGTGGAAAAGGCCGAAGCCGACAGCCCCATGGTGTTTTTGTTTGGTATGAGCGGCCTGCCCGAGGAGTTCGAGCAGCAGCTGCAAGGCAAACAAGCCGGCGACACCTTCAGCTTCACCCTGTCGCCCGAGCAAGGCTACGGCGAATACGACCAGAACGCCCTTGTAGACCTGCCCAAGCAGGTGTTTGAGGTAGATGGCCAGGTAGACAGCGAAATGCTGCAGCCCGGCAACTACCTGCCCATGTCGGATAACCACGGCAACCACCTGCAAGGCAAAGTGGTGTTCGTGGGCAACGACACCGTTCAGATGGACTTTAACCACCCGCTGGCCGGCATGACCATGCACTTTGACGGCAAAGTGGTTGACGTGCGCGACGCGAGCAAAGAAGAGCTCGACCACGGCCACGTACACGGCGAAGGCGGCCACCACCACTAA
- a CDS encoding pyridoxamine 5'-phosphate oxidase family protein: MAEKVAVSHDVTKLVERIKDIKIAMMTTLEPDGSLHARPMYTHEPEADGTLWFFTELDSPKIDEVQQDRHVNLGYSKPQDNLYVSISGRARIVTDRAKIKELWTESLRTWFPKGSDDPNIALLCISIDKGEYWDQPSNVLVHAFGYVKAVATGERYQPTGDEHAKVQPK, from the coding sequence ATGGCTGAAAAAGTTGCCGTAAGCCACGACGTAACGAAACTCGTGGAGCGCATCAAGGACATTAAAATTGCCATGATGACCACCCTCGAGCCCGACGGCTCGTTGCACGCGCGCCCCATGTACACCCACGAGCCCGAGGCCGATGGCACCTTGTGGTTTTTCACGGAGCTGGACTCGCCCAAAATCGACGAGGTGCAGCAAGACCGCCACGTGAACCTGGGCTACTCCAAACCCCAAGACAATTTATACGTGAGCATTTCGGGCCGCGCCCGCATCGTTACCGACCGCGCCAAAATCAAAGAGCTGTGGACCGAGAGCCTGCGCACTTGGTTTCCGAAGGGCTCCGACGACCCCAACATTGCCCTGCTGTGCATCAGCATTGACAAAGGCGAGTACTGGGATCAGCCCAGCAACGTGCTGGTGCACGCGTTCGGCTACGTAAAGGCCGTGGCCACTGGCGAGCGGTACCAGCCCACCGGCGACGAGCACGCCAAGGTGCAGCCCAAATAA